One window of the Candidatus Zixiibacteriota bacterium genome contains the following:
- the ispD gene encoding 2-C-methyl-D-erythritol 4-phosphate cytidylyltransferase codes for MKSVALIVAAGRGVRFGGEIPKQFRSIWNRPLLSWTIYQYERAVKIDEIVIVAPEDYLLYTNEKVVNPFAFKKVSHIVAGGESRIDSVWRGLKSLPYSTGLVAIHDGARPLVSPGDIDRVIESAQKNRAAILARPITDTIKRVEGDFIISTLDRAKLYQAETPQAFQYDLIMSAHERAGSELNATDDAYLVESLGFKVKTVIPEKINLKITTEEDLNLAKYLLKDDNASWN; via the coding sequence ATGAAAAGTGTGGCCCTTATAGTCGCCGCCGGTCGCGGTGTCCGTTTCGGCGGTGAGATACCCAAGCAATTCAGAAGCATTTGGAACCGACCGTTGCTTTCCTGGACCATTTATCAGTACGAACGGGCCGTGAAAATAGACGAAATTGTTATCGTGGCGCCGGAGGATTACCTGCTTTATACCAATGAGAAAGTGGTCAATCCTTTTGCCTTTAAGAAAGTCAGCCACATCGTTGCCGGCGGAGAAAGCCGAATTGATTCCGTTTGGCGCGGCCTGAAGAGTCTGCCATATTCCACCGGTCTGGTGGCTATCCATGATGGGGCCAGGCCGCTGGTAAGCCCCGGCGATATCGACAGGGTAATAGAATCGGCGCAAAAGAATCGCGCCGCCATTCTGGCCCGGCCGATTACGGATACCATAAAACGAGTTGAAGGTGATTTTATAATTTCCACCCTGGATCGAGCCAAACTATATCAAGCCGAAACACCCCAGGCTTTCCAGTACGATCTTATTATGTCGGCGCACGAGCGGGCCGGCTCGGAGCTGAATGCTACCGATGATGCTTACCTCGTGGAATCGCTGGGTTTCAAAGTAAAGACGGTGATTCCGGAGAAAATTAATCTTAAAATTACCACCGAAGAAGATCTTAATCTCGCCAAATATTTGTTGAAGGATGACAATGCTTCCTGGAATTAA
- the queA gene encoding S-adenosylmethionine:tRNA ribosyltransferase-isomerase, producing the protein MKLSLFDYNLPEELIAYYPARRREESRLMILDRETGEFKCAKFPAVLNYMSKGDVLVVNNTKVFKARLFARRPSGGKVEIFLLEEIKIDGINCWQVLTHPSRRIKEGESLIFDEKSNVTIFRKLPDGKTAVKFKSKIEAARIISKFGHIPLPIYIHRPDEKSDESRYQTVYADSKRARAVAAPTAGLHFSKRILDKIAQMGVKIVPVTLHVGYGTFKTIRTEEIEEHAIDPEYVEISKSAASSINKARDKGGKVFAVGTTVVRALESAPYVDGEITAFSGPVDLYIKPGHQFRLVDHLITNFHLPQSSLVILVSSFAGRENILSAYNAAVADKFRFYSYGDCMLIL; encoded by the coding sequence ATGAAACTGTCTTTATTTGATTATAATCTCCCCGAGGAACTGATCGCCTATTACCCGGCGCGAAGGCGAGAGGAATCCCGTCTTATGATTCTGGATCGGGAAACCGGGGAGTTCAAGTGCGCTAAATTCCCCGCTGTCCTGAATTATATGAGCAAAGGGGATGTCCTTGTGGTCAATAATACCAAGGTTTTTAAGGCTCGTCTTTTTGCCCGGCGGCCGTCGGGAGGGAAGGTAGAAATTTTCCTTCTGGAGGAAATCAAAATCGACGGCATAAATTGCTGGCAGGTGCTGACTCATCCCTCGCGGCGCATCAAAGAAGGCGAATCGCTCATATTTGATGAAAAATCCAATGTGACAATTTTTAGAAAATTGCCGGACGGAAAAACAGCCGTCAAATTTAAGAGCAAAATCGAAGCGGCCAGAATAATATCCAAATTCGGGCATATCCCTTTGCCGATTTATATTCACCGCCCCGATGAGAAAAGCGATGAGAGCCGTTACCAAACCGTGTATGCCGATTCCAAAAGGGCCAGAGCGGTGGCGGCGCCCACCGCCGGTCTTCATTTCAGCAAGAGAATTCTCGACAAAATAGCCCAGATGGGGGTCAAAATTGTTCCGGTAACTCTGCATGTGGGTTACGGGACTTTCAAAACCATACGAACTGAAGAAATTGAAGAGCACGCCATCGATCCCGAATATGTGGAGATTTCCAAATCGGCCGCTTCCTCTATAAACAAGGCCAGAGATAAAGGCGGTAAGGTATTTGCGGTCGGGACCACGGTGGTCAGGGCCCTGGAATCGGCCCCTTATGTCGACGGAGAGATAACGGCATTTAGCGGTCCGGTCGACTTATATATAAAGCCGGGCCATCAATTCCGTTTGGTTGACCATCTCATAACGAATTTTCATCTTCCCCAATCATCGCTGGTGATATTGGTTTCGTCTTTTGCAGGGCGGGAGAACATATTAAGTGCCTATAATGCGGCGGTTGCCGACAAATTCCGCTTTTATAGTTACGGCGACTGCATGCTGATCCTCTAA
- a CDS encoding hypothetical protein (Evidence 5 : Unknown function) — MTTVITTSLENKLNQIIANIRNLPTPPIVFEQIQKVINDPDTSVSDVASILSEDPAMSVKVLKLTNSAFYGLSREVDSVKHAVMIIGLEAVKNLVLSASVLNMFKANDSNREYHERFWRHSLAAAFGARIIAKRFKGGKVLNPDPAFSSGLIHDIGKMVFSCFMSREHQMILEYGRNYPGVTEIEAEVAVLGFNHAQLGRQLAVSWKLPVRMADGIGYHHNPELPNESDNYAYLLNLADYIALICFPVEDIEINDDMINPLTLAFFEMGKEDVTEIKSALLEEYMKAETFMKIAGLG; from the coding sequence ATGACGACCGTCATCACGACATCGCTGGAAAATAAACTGAATCAAATTATCGCCAATATCAGAAATCTCCCGACCCCGCCCATCGTTTTTGAACAAATCCAAAAAGTAATAAATGACCCGGACACTTCCGTATCCGATGTCGCCAGTATTTTATCCGAAGATCCCGCCATGTCGGTAAAGGTCCTTAAATTAACTAATTCCGCTTTTTACGGTCTGTCCCGGGAGGTCGATTCCGTCAAGCACGCCGTAATGATAATTGGCCTGGAGGCGGTCAAAAATCTGGTTTTATCGGCCTCCGTATTGAACATGTTTAAGGCCAATGACAGCAATCGTGAATATCATGAACGATTCTGGAGACATTCTCTCGCTGCCGCTTTCGGCGCCAGGATTATCGCCAAAAGATTTAAGGGCGGAAAAGTGCTAAATCCCGACCCCGCCTTTTCGTCCGGCCTTATCCATGATATCGGCAAGATGGTTTTTAGTTGTTTCATGAGCCGGGAACATCAGATGATTCTCGAATATGGGAGGAATTATCCCGGGGTTACTGAAATCGAAGCGGAAGTCGCGGTGCTGGGTTTTAATCATGCGCAACTGGGCCGGCAACTGGCCGTCTCCTGGAAACTGCCTGTCCGCATGGCTGACGGTATCGGTTACCACCACAATCCCGAGTTGCCCAACGAAAGTGATAATTATGCCTATCTTCTCAATTTAGCCGACTATATCGCTTTGATTTGCTTTCCAGTAGAGGATATCGAGATCAACGACGATATGATTAATCCCCTTACACTGGCCTTTTTTGAAATGGGCAAAGAGGACGTGACGGAAATAAAATCGGCGCTTTTGGAAGAATACATGAAAGCCGAAACCTTCATGAAAATTGCCGGATTAGGATGA
- a CDS encoding hypothetical protein (Evidence 5 : Unknown function), which yields MPGTQSIQGIISNLDTNSIIDTIIKSERQPATLLEKDKALKTQQVAAYQAIAAKFLALKTSVASLMRNGSFDLANINVSDDTVLSATADGQVKSGTYRMRVLSLATNHQLATQGFDSATTNILGTGTITISIGDKSPTTINIADGQNSLIGIKNAINNAHIGVTASIINDGTSSKAYRLLLTADKTGAKNKINISTALSGGENIDLTGSSFDNPEETSFSSSSTAGVTLGSTAVYTGNQNKTYTFTVAGNGVQTIGSDNIVLNWTDGTNSGSIVVNQADTEYELTGTGADGLKLTFSAGNLTAGDSFQVNTFAPLLQKAGDAQIAIGADNTDSGSPIIINSDTNTFEDVIPGIRVDIKKLSDPGSSITIKTDIDTTGIKNLITGFIDKYNDAMKFIDDQNTYNQDTKESGVLFSDFSLQVMQSSLRSAATSIVKGLDKQFNSLSSIGIRSDANGRLTVSDSSKLMSAIQENAEAFVKIFTDSGSTSSPYLEFVSAGSKTIAGEDYDVNITQAATHGYLQGMGINNPSGTPLTIDSSNNTLKFRIDGVVSNDIVLSSRTYNSGAELANELQTRINADSKIGNRGVTVEWVDLGSTGYLKLTASSYGSTSKVEIMTSITNTAFNILGLSQGLSRYGMDVAGTINGEPATGTGQILTGKEKNATTEGLKIKVTLGEHDLIDGSEGTISINKGIASSLDKVLDNMTKSIDGTIARRVTALNNQIADIDEQIKAIDDRLAKRREDLYTEYQNMETALQSYQSESSYLETQLNQISNNFKQMTSNNK from the coding sequence ATGCCCGGCACCCAATCAATACAAGGCATTATCTCCAATCTTGACACCAACAGCATCATTGATACCATAATAAAGAGCGAACGTCAACCGGCGACCTTGCTGGAAAAGGACAAGGCGCTGAAAACTCAGCAAGTGGCCGCTTATCAGGCCATCGCGGCTAAATTCCTGGCTCTCAAAACCAGTGTGGCCTCGCTTATGAGAAATGGATCCTTTGATCTGGCCAATATAAATGTCTCCGATGATACCGTCCTTTCGGCCACGGCCGACGGCCAGGTGAAATCAGGGACCTACAGAATGAGGGTTCTATCTCTTGCCACCAATCATCAACTGGCGACGCAAGGGTTTGACAGCGCCACCACCAATATTCTGGGTACAGGGACGATTACGATATCTATCGGGGATAAGAGTCCGACCACGATAAATATCGCCGACGGGCAAAATAGTCTCATTGGAATAAAAAACGCTATCAATAATGCTCATATCGGGGTGACCGCGTCAATTATAAATGACGGGACCTCTTCCAAAGCGTACAGACTTCTTCTCACTGCGGATAAAACCGGGGCGAAAAATAAAATAAATATCAGTACGGCACTTTCCGGCGGTGAAAATATCGACTTGACAGGATCATCTTTCGACAATCCCGAAGAAACCTCTTTTTCGTCAAGTTCGACTGCCGGCGTGACTCTCGGGTCGACCGCTGTTTATACCGGTAATCAGAATAAGACCTATACTTTTACAGTGGCGGGAAACGGTGTCCAGACCATCGGCTCGGACAATATTGTATTGAACTGGACCGATGGCACCAATTCCGGCTCGATTGTGGTCAATCAGGCCGACACCGAATATGAATTGACCGGGACCGGCGCCGACGGCTTGAAACTTACCTTTTCCGCGGGAAATCTGACGGCCGGCGATAGTTTTCAGGTAAACACTTTCGCGCCTTTATTGCAGAAAGCGGGTGACGCTCAAATCGCCATCGGGGCGGACAATACCGACAGCGGTTCCCCCATTATTATAAATTCCGATACTAATACTTTTGAAGATGTTATTCCCGGGATTCGCGTCGATATTAAAAAATTGAGCGATCCGGGGAGTTCCATTACAATAAAAACCGATATCGATACGACCGGTATTAAAAATCTGATTACCGGATTCATAGATAAATACAACGATGCCATGAAGTTTATCGATGACCAGAACACCTATAATCAGGATACTAAGGAATCGGGCGTTCTGTTTTCCGATTTTTCGCTTCAGGTAATGCAATCATCACTTCGATCGGCGGCCACATCAATCGTAAAGGGGTTGGACAAACAGTTCAACAGTCTGTCCTCGATCGGGATCCGCTCCGATGCCAACGGCCGTTTGACTGTCTCTGATTCGTCCAAATTGATGTCGGCAATTCAGGAAAATGCCGAAGCGTTCGTAAAAATATTTACCGATAGCGGTTCGACTTCTTCCCCTTATTTAGAATTCGTATCCGCCGGCTCCAAAACGATCGCCGGGGAAGACTATGATGTTAATATCACCCAGGCGGCTACGCACGGCTACCTTCAAGGTATGGGCATAAATAATCCATCGGGAACGCCGTTGACTATCGACAGCAGCAACAATACCCTGAAGTTTCGCATCGACGGGGTTGTCAGCAATGATATTGTTCTGTCCTCGCGAACCTATAACTCCGGTGCGGAATTGGCCAACGAATTACAGACCCGCATCAATGCCGATTCCAAAATCGGGAATCGCGGTGTTACCGTGGAGTGGGTCGATCTCGGCAGTACCGGTTATCTTAAACTCACGGCCAGTTCATATGGAAGCACCTCGAAGGTCGAGATCATGACATCTATTACCAATACTGCTTTCAATATTTTGGGACTTTCGCAGGGATTATCCCGCTATGGGATGGATGTCGCGGGGACAATTAACGGAGAACCGGCCACCGGGACGGGCCAAATCCTGACGGGCAAGGAGAAAAACGCAACCACGGAAGGCTTGAAAATAAAAGTCACCCTTGGCGAGCATGATCTGATCGATGGATCGGAAGGGACCATTTCCATCAATAAGGGAATTGCATCGAGTCTCGATAAGGTCCTCGATAATATGACCAAAAGCATTGACGGCACCATCGCGCGGCGGGTCACGGCACTCAATAATCAAATTGCCGACATCGATGAACAAATCAAGGCCATCGACGATCGTCTGGCCAAACGCCGCGAGGACCTGTACACGGAATACCAAAATATGGAAACGGCTCTGCAATCCTATCAGTCTGAGAGCAGTTACCTGGAAACGCAATTGAACCAAATTTCCAACAACTTCAAACAAATGACGAGTAACAACAAATGA
- a CDS encoding hypothetical protein (Evidence 5 : Unknown function), whose product MKMTEIGPINRNGALSAGSPKVADKAEKKAARKRAKKDRLEISEAARQFQAGAVQEKNMAARATALRNEKIRAIKKRVADGFYDRPEIVDKVAERLIEGNFVTDVESIPKVKSGKDEEIEVPEEEESSQNKKDPEAPANAAGL is encoded by the coding sequence GTGAAAATGACGGAAATAGGACCCATTAACAGGAACGGGGCCTTGTCGGCCGGATCGCCCAAGGTTGCTGACAAAGCCGAAAAGAAAGCGGCCCGAAAGCGGGCCAAAAAGGACCGTCTGGAGATTTCCGAGGCCGCCAGGCAATTTCAGGCCGGGGCTGTTCAGGAAAAGAACATGGCCGCTCGGGCGACGGCCCTGCGGAACGAGAAAATCAGGGCCATCAAGAAGCGGGTCGCCGACGGATTTTATGATCGGCCCGAGATAGTTGACAAGGTTGCGGAGCGTCTTATCGAAGGCAACTTCGTAACGGATGTAGAATCGATTCCGAAAGTCAAAAGTGGTAAGGACGAAGAGATAGAAGTACCTGAGGAAGAAGAATCGTCACAGAATAAGAAAGACCCAGAGGCGCCGGCAAATGCCGCCGGGCTATAA
- the ispF gene encoding 2C-methyl-D-erythritol 2,4-cyclodiphosphate synthase (Evidence 2a : Function from experimental evidences in other organisms; PubMedId : 10694574; Product type e : enzyme) has protein sequence MLPGIKIGIGYDVHQFMVERPLVLGGVIIPYHRGLLGHSDADVLLHAIADSLLGAAGMGDIGIHFPNTSPKWKDVASTKILAEVFVMLTKEGYRVGNVDAVIIAEQPKISPHIPIMKAKIGRILMASEENISIKATTNERMGFVGREEGIAALATSLIYKDDGSLTSSDQ, from the coding sequence ATGCTTCCTGGAATTAAGATTGGAATCGGATATGATGTCCACCAATTTATGGTGGAACGACCACTGGTGCTGGGCGGAGTCATAATCCCGTATCACCGGGGGCTTTTGGGACACAGCGATGCCGACGTTTTGCTTCATGCCATCGCGGATTCCCTGCTCGGAGCCGCCGGTATGGGGGATATTGGCATTCATTTCCCCAATACCTCCCCCAAATGGAAAGATGTCGCCTCGACAAAAATACTGGCGGAGGTTTTTGTTATGTTAACCAAAGAGGGATATCGGGTCGGAAACGTCGATGCCGTAATAATTGCCGAACAGCCCAAGATCTCGCCGCATATTCCAATTATGAAAGCGAAAATCGGCCGCATATTGATGGCTTCTGAGGAAAATATATCAATAAAAGCCACCACTAACGAGAGAATGGGTTTTGTCGGACGGGAAGAGGGGATAGCGGCCCTGGCAACATCTTTAATTTATAAAGACGATGGATCACTCACTTCATCTGATCAGTGA
- a CDS encoding putative Flagellar protein FliS (Evidence 3 : Putative function from multiple computational evidences): MKKELDSYQTADVLGKSLPELIMTIYDGAINHLGRAAANYRDNNLTGGYDSMEQARKFIVHLYATLDKEKGGDVAENLGKLYAFVIEQINLVQATKDVAAIESSINILRNVREGWKMLADEVRKKPSSVNDQSALDITPPTGRVSVSV; this comes from the coding sequence ATGAAAAAAGAATTGGACAGCTATCAAACAGCGGATGTTCTCGGCAAATCTCTGCCGGAATTGATCATGACGATCTATGACGGGGCCATCAATCACCTGGGCCGGGCCGCCGCCAACTACCGGGACAATAATCTGACCGGCGGATATGATTCGATGGAGCAGGCGCGTAAATTTATCGTTCACCTCTATGCGACTCTCGATAAAGAAAAGGGCGGCGATGTCGCCGAAAACCTGGGCAAATTATATGCGTTTGTTATCGAGCAAATCAACCTGGTTCAGGCCACAAAAGATGTCGCGGCTATCGAAAGCTCCATCAATATCTTGAGAAACGTGCGTGAGGGATGGAAAATGCTCGCCGACGAGGTGAGGAAAAAGCCTTCTTCTGTAAATGATCAAAGTGCGCTAGATATAACACCACCGACCGGAAGAGTCTCGGTATCCGTATAG
- a CDS encoding putative SNARE associated protein (Evidence 3 : Putative function from multiple computational evidences): MDHSLHLISEFLDRIFVLGPFWIYLTLFLAAFIENIFPPFPGDFFTLGGGALAASGRLNIGLVFLCIYLGGLVSFALVYQFGFSYGREFFIKKNYRWFSHRDILRLEQWFQKRGGWLLIFNRFIVGARTAVALITGISRYNRVKMILLISISFWIFNGLLLFGSYIFVVKFELIAEYFHLYEKIVWPIIVLLAIILAIYKIYRVKQNEEKD; the protein is encoded by the coding sequence ATGGATCACTCACTTCATCTGATCAGTGAATTTCTGGATAGAATTTTCGTTTTAGGACCGTTCTGGATCTATTTAACGCTGTTTCTTGCGGCCTTTATTGAAAATATTTTTCCTCCCTTTCCGGGCGATTTTTTTACACTGGGGGGAGGTGCCCTGGCCGCCTCAGGCAGACTGAATATTGGACTTGTGTTTCTATGTATTTATCTCGGCGGACTGGTCTCGTTTGCACTGGTCTATCAATTCGGCTTCAGTTACGGCCGGGAATTTTTCATAAAAAAGAATTATCGCTGGTTTTCGCACCGCGATATTCTTCGTCTTGAGCAATGGTTCCAGAAACGGGGCGGATGGCTCTTAATATTTAACCGCTTCATTGTCGGGGCCAGGACCGCCGTGGCTCTCATAACCGGCATCAGCCGCTACAATCGCGTCAAAATGATACTGCTTATCTCCATCTCTTTCTGGATCTTCAACGGCCTTTTACTGTTCGGAAGTTATATTTTTGTTGTCAAATTCGAATTAATTGCCGAGTATTTCCACCTGTATGAAAAAATTGTCTGGCCGATAATTGTTTTACTGGCAATTATCTTGGCGATCTACAAAATTTATCGTGTGAAGCAAAATGAAGAAAAGGATTAA
- a CDS encoding hypothetical protein (Evidence 5 : Unknown function) has protein sequence MEYNQITQLERELIFVLKEEYSFYQSLYILIDKQKDMVKFERDEKLLELFTEMERCHQRIQQSEEKIASLKEKNPKLFQIASSAPEVRKLVNSIITLVKKNIGLVKENEDYLKSRHERIRTELKELQHSHKILRYIRESEPAPLFVDGKN, from the coding sequence ATGGAATATAATCAGATTACGCAGCTGGAACGAGAACTGATATTTGTTTTGAAGGAGGAATATTCCTTTTATCAATCGCTCTATATCCTCATTGACAAGCAGAAGGATATGGTTAAATTTGAACGGGATGAAAAACTTCTGGAGCTCTTCACGGAAATGGAACGGTGTCACCAGCGGATTCAGCAGTCGGAGGAAAAAATTGCGTCGCTCAAAGAGAAAAATCCCAAATTGTTTCAGATTGCCTCCTCTGCACCGGAGGTTCGCAAACTTGTAAACAGCATCATCACGCTGGTGAAGAAAAATATCGGTCTGGTCAAGGAGAACGAGGATTATCTGAAAAGCCGGCATGAACGAATAAGAACCGAACTCAAGGAATTGCAGCATAGTCATAAGATACTTCGGTATATTAGGGAAAGTGAACCGGCGCCTCTCTTTGTGGACGGCAAAAATTAG
- the ddlA gene encoding D-alanine--D-alanine ligase A yields the protein MKKRIKVLVLAGGLSEERAVSLASAKAITEALQRLGHETLVIDSASGQSLLDPSGHYRLLRDESSNSKIALVDRKSDALSSTLSQSEFRDVDLVFLALHGGAGEDGTIQALLEMAGRNYTGSAVLASAVAMNKAFAKRILSKENIPTPPWRLLKITDIAVIPAFSKSIMKEFSLPIIIKPNNSGSTVGLTLVKELSSLPSALEQASKVSKEVLVEKYVKGREITASVLNGRPLPLVEILPTNELYDYQCKYTKGKSNYVCPAEISEEVTREIQRLAARAYEIIDCAGLARADFILDADNRPFFLEINTLPGMTELSLAPMAAREAGLNFDQLVDEICRTALGN from the coding sequence ATGAAGAAAAGGATTAAAGTACTGGTTCTTGCAGGCGGGCTTTCGGAGGAGAGAGCCGTCTCGCTGGCGTCGGCCAAGGCCATAACCGAGGCCCTTCAACGTTTGGGGCACGAGACTCTGGTGATTGACTCGGCATCCGGTCAGTCACTTCTCGATCCATCGGGGCATTATCGTCTTCTTCGGGATGAATCATCAAATTCGAAAATTGCGCTGGTTGATAGAAAGAGTGACGCTCTTTCTTCAACTCTCAGTCAGAGTGAATTCCGGGACGTGGATCTGGTTTTTCTGGCTCTTCACGGCGGGGCCGGCGAAGACGGTACCATACAGGCCCTGCTGGAAATGGCCGGGCGAAATTATACCGGTTCGGCGGTCCTGGCCTCCGCCGTTGCAATGAATAAAGCCTTTGCCAAAAGGATTCTCAGCAAAGAGAATATACCTACTCCCCCATGGAGACTTTTAAAAATTACGGATATTGCGGTCATTCCGGCGTTCTCCAAATCTATCATGAAGGAGTTTTCCCTACCTATTATTATCAAGCCCAATAATTCCGGTTCGACGGTCGGCCTCACCCTGGTCAAAGAATTATCTTCACTTCCGTCGGCGCTGGAGCAGGCATCAAAAGTCTCCAAAGAAGTCCTTGTGGAGAAATATGTGAAGGGCCGGGAAATAACGGCTTCGGTGCTGAACGGACGCCCTCTTCCGCTGGTGGAGATATTACCGACTAATGAATTGTATGACTATCAATGCAAATATACCAAGGGGAAGTCAAATTATGTCTGCCCGGCTGAAATCTCGGAAGAAGTAACCAGAGAGATACAGCGTCTGGCCGCGAGAGCCTATGAGATAATAGATTGTGCCGGACTCGCCCGGGCTGATTTCATTCTCGACGCCGATAATCGGCCTTTCTTTCTGGAAATAAATACCCTGCCCGGTATGACCGAATTGTCGCTGGCCCCGATGGCGGCCCGGGAAGCGGGATTGAATTTCGATCAGCTGGTGGATGAAATCTGCCGGACGGCACTGGGGAATTGA